Proteins encoded together in one Streptomyces umbrinus window:
- a CDS encoding LysR family transcriptional regulator, whose translation MTIELRHLRAFLAIAEEGNVTRAATRLHLGQPALSRTLRQLEDHLGARLVDRSTHHLELTAEGHVFRDKALAALAAVETALDPRGLRSWPLRLGHTWAALGDHTIPLLRRWDQTRPGIPLELLRVDDRTAGLTQGKVDAALLRGAVTTAGLRTEPLLSEEREVVMPADSPLAALPRITLADLAAHPIALNTVTGTTTTDLWPPTARPVATIEVTNTDEWFIAIAAGRSIGVSTSATPSNYTHPSPVYRPLADAPTVPVVLAWREGPGHPAIPDLLALARQVIADGST comes from the coding sequence ATGACCATCGAGTTGCGGCACCTGCGGGCCTTCCTCGCCATCGCCGAGGAGGGCAACGTCACCCGCGCCGCCACCCGTCTCCATCTGGGTCAGCCCGCGCTCTCCCGCACTCTGCGCCAGCTCGAGGACCACCTGGGCGCCCGGCTCGTCGACCGCTCCACACACCACCTGGAGTTGACCGCCGAGGGCCATGTCTTCCGCGACAAAGCACTCGCCGCCCTCGCCGCCGTCGAGACCGCCCTCGATCCCCGGGGGTTGAGAAGCTGGCCGCTGCGCCTGGGCCACACCTGGGCGGCGCTCGGCGACCACACGATCCCGTTGCTGCGCCGCTGGGACCAGACGCGCCCCGGGATTCCGCTGGAGCTGCTCCGCGTCGACGACCGTACGGCGGGCCTCACGCAGGGCAAGGTCGATGCGGCCCTGCTGCGCGGCGCGGTCACCACAGCCGGGCTCCGCACGGAGCCGCTGTTGTCGGAGGAACGGGAGGTGGTCATGCCGGCGGACAGCCCGCTGGCGGCTCTCCCCCGGATCACCCTGGCAGACCTCGCCGCCCATCCGATCGCCCTCAACACCGTCACAGGCACCACGACGACGGACCTGTGGCCACCGACGGCCCGACCCGTCGCGACCATCGAGGTGACCAACACCGACGAATGGTTCATCGCCATCGCCGCGGGCCGCTCCATAGGGGTCTCCACGTCGGCCACCCCGAGCAACTACACGCATCCCTCGCCCGTCTACCGCCCCCTCGCGGACGCGCCGACCGTTCCCGTCGTCCTCGCCTGGCGGGAGGGTCCTGGGCACCCTGCCATCCCTGACCTGCTGGCACTCGCACGCCAGGTCATCGCGGACGGGAGCACTTGA
- a CDS encoding MMPL family transporter gives MFERIAELAIRRSRLVLVVAVVAVALMGVLGAGAFGKLLGGGYDDPASPSSRAAKVIDEKFGGETNLVLLVRASEGRVDASAAQQSGRALAADLKKEKNLENVVSFWDTGSPDLRSKDGREAMVLAHVKGEGTERDENAKSVIDAYTGPYKDAFTVQAGGGAAVNSEMGTQSGEDLVLAEGIAVPLTLVLLLLVFGSMVAALLPLAIGIIAIMGTFAELFILGSVTDVSIFAINLTTALGLGLGIDYALLMVSRFREQLEAGASVDDAVRRTVSTAGRTVAFSAATVAAALAALMVFPQYFLRSFGYAGVGVVAIAAVSTLFVMPALFVVLGHRVNSGRLPWAKANRGRSDTRAPFWGRLAGTVMRRPALTALPVLAVLLLAASPLLGIAFGTPDERVLPEDSESRQVSSVLQEKFNGNDSAALHVVIDKAVSKAPLESYAVELSGLKGVVRVETSTGTYADGGSTATDPGNAALGRPDAQQINVVSTLSPKSDAAQNLVDDVRAVAPPAGSQSLVGGVDAVLVDSKDSVGSRLPLAVALVALTTFLLLFLFTGSVVQPLRALVLNMISLGATLGVMTWIFQDGNLSSLLGFTAQPMDVSMTVLMFCIAFGLSMDYEVFVTSRIKELHDLGEDNESAVTNGLGHTGRIVTAAACLLAVSFFAFGTAKLSFMQLFGLGSGLAILIDAVAVRGILVPAAMRLLGRSAWYAPGFLRKFHGRFGLSEGGPTPTAAPESAAEPPYVKNSTGV, from the coding sequence GTGTTTGAACGCATAGCCGAACTGGCGATTCGCCGGTCGCGGCTGGTACTCGTCGTCGCCGTCGTGGCGGTGGCCCTCATGGGAGTCCTGGGCGCCGGCGCGTTCGGCAAGTTGCTGGGAGGTGGCTACGACGACCCGGCCTCCCCGTCCTCCCGGGCCGCGAAGGTCATCGACGAGAAGTTCGGCGGGGAGACGAACCTGGTCCTGCTGGTCCGCGCCTCCGAAGGCCGTGTCGACGCCTCGGCCGCCCAGCAGAGTGGCCGGGCCCTGGCGGCCGACCTCAAGAAGGAAAAGAACCTTGAGAACGTGGTCTCGTTCTGGGACACGGGCAGCCCCGATCTCCGTTCCAAGGACGGCCGCGAGGCCATGGTCCTCGCGCATGTGAAGGGTGAGGGCACCGAGCGGGACGAGAACGCCAAGAGCGTCATCGACGCCTACACCGGACCGTACAAGGACGCGTTCACGGTCCAGGCAGGCGGCGGTGCCGCCGTGAACAGCGAAATGGGCACTCAGTCTGGCGAGGACCTCGTACTGGCCGAGGGCATCGCGGTACCGCTCACCCTCGTCCTGCTGCTGCTCGTCTTCGGCAGCATGGTCGCGGCCCTGTTGCCGCTGGCCATCGGAATCATCGCCATCATGGGCACGTTCGCGGAGCTGTTCATCCTCGGCAGCGTCACCGACGTCTCCATCTTCGCGATCAACCTGACCACGGCTCTGGGCCTCGGCCTCGGCATCGACTACGCGCTGCTGATGGTCAGCCGGTTCAGGGAGCAGCTCGAAGCAGGGGCGAGCGTGGACGACGCCGTCCGGCGGACGGTGAGCACCGCGGGCCGTACGGTCGCGTTCTCCGCCGCGACGGTCGCGGCCGCGCTCGCGGCACTCATGGTGTTCCCGCAGTACTTCCTGCGCTCGTTCGGCTATGCCGGCGTCGGTGTCGTCGCCATCGCGGCCGTCAGCACTCTGTTCGTCATGCCGGCCCTGTTCGTCGTCCTTGGGCACCGGGTCAACAGCGGGCGGCTGCCGTGGGCGAAGGCGAACCGTGGCCGCTCCGACACCCGGGCCCCCTTCTGGGGACGGCTGGCCGGCACCGTCATGCGGCGGCCCGCGCTCACCGCGCTGCCCGTGCTCGCGGTCCTGCTGCTCGCGGCGAGCCCGCTCCTCGGCATCGCCTTCGGCACACCGGACGAACGCGTGCTGCCCGAGGACTCCGAGAGCCGTCAGGTCTCGTCGGTACTGCAGGAGAAGTTCAACGGCAATGACAGCGCGGCCCTCCACGTCGTCATCGACAAAGCCGTGAGCAAGGCCCCCCTGGAGTCGTACGCGGTCGAACTGTCCGGACTCAAGGGTGTCGTCCGCGTCGAGACCAGCACGGGAACCTACGCCGACGGAGGGTCCACGGCGACCGACCCCGGCAACGCCGCCCTCGGCCGCCCCGACGCGCAGCAGATCAACGTGGTGAGCACCCTGTCGCCGAAGTCCGACGCGGCCCAGAACCTGGTCGACGATGTACGGGCGGTCGCCCCGCCCGCCGGGTCACAGTCCCTGGTGGGCGGAGTCGACGCCGTACTGGTCGACTCCAAGGACTCCGTCGGCAGCCGGCTCCCGCTTGCCGTGGCCCTGGTCGCCCTGACCACCTTCCTCCTACTCTTCCTGTTCACCGGCAGCGTCGTACAGCCGCTGCGTGCGCTGGTCCTGAACATGATCAGCCTGGGAGCGACCCTCGGCGTCATGACCTGGATCTTCCAGGACGGCAACCTCTCCTCCCTGCTCGGCTTCACGGCACAGCCGATGGATGTGTCCATGACCGTGCTGATGTTCTGCATCGCCTTCGGCCTCTCGATGGACTACGAGGTGTTCGTCACGAGCCGGATCAAGGAACTCCACGACCTGGGTGAGGACAACGAGTCCGCCGTGACCAACGGCCTCGGACACACGGGACGCATCGTCACCGCGGCGGCCTGTCTGCTCGCGGTGAGCTTCTTCGCCTTCGGAACGGCCAAGCTCAGCTTCATGCAGCTGTTCGGCCTGGGCAGCGGACTGGCCATCCTCATCGACGCGGTCGCCGTACGCGGCATCCTCGTCCCCGCCGCGATGCGCCTGCTCGGCCGCTCGGCCTGGTACGCACCCGGCTTCCTGCGAAAGTTCCACGGGCGGTTCGGCCTCAGCGAGGGCGGCCCCACGCCCACGGCCGCACCGGAGTCCGCGGCGGAGCCGCCGTACGTGAAGAACTCGACGGGAGTCTGA
- a CDS encoding Tat pathway signal protein yields the protein MSDDDSSLPARRGRAALFPAVFAALTALLASLLTLTGASPAVAADEECTPLALAPFGNPGDAVGKARVAPDSSVCYTVTVVTPGLYLAPALDSSGNKMTRQLVAADGSMVDCSGDAYTTQGMCTVPAAGTYTLRVVNTGWEDEDTSVTFVPLGSTRGCADTAGTNWDQPEATRTTVSPVEVDCQPFEGEHGDRVRLTYGSKVYGDSLAWITDATGARICERFPDNNEDSCLLPGDGPYRAISTVWRAENGFPTEYAVKVRRLSDPQGCTTAPVRPYGPLEQQDFTTNPCFTFTTGMAGPYTVHSVSEDRAVEVARVYDAAGLSVCRYGADPCPIKAPGTYTAVLDGTYPFPDSRAGLAVLGRASNAGCLATGMGLYQGDLTTVGQYDCLALDAPQGARIAALTPLSSSGVDVDVEVLDRDGTAQCSASELGSGDCELAGPAPFRALVHTDDSGEDATGPYSIAFHRTDAANDCPVLSAGSFAANGAKATLTTGNGAFAQCLSVPAGAHSDVEVFQLIATSGGVAAKFSVLDSTGKKVCDRIATTNGWTLCPLTPGVAHTVLFTGRDQSATYTLTRRDVTSTAPSAGCAQTTAAEVGGPSVLGTYGDPGSLNCHQVTTDATTDVIHLDVRDTLGTANIVVLGGDGTAECSFRNRSCAATGSTTHQVLVQTPATLKAAPEYHLDALRIATADGPSPECTRVPSVSYGYGPVTGTLNESHTAVCAVLPTAGLDRFNAEITDTTGATATAVPALYNSAWNNGCTLSSSGSLCAVGGSSSTASPSLFVLGLPEKASSTAYSAKLACTSEPCGPDRVTVTTVGPGTGAAGSKVTLTVTGTALPANATVRLTRSGKTLTATTQSVSADNRTLTATVDLSDAAAGAWNVSVITTCCEFLRGTFTVTPGPEMQTAGAPKATRTAKTGTKVTVAPGS from the coding sequence ATGTCGGACGACGACTCCAGTCTGCCTGCGAGACGGGGGCGGGCGGCCTTGTTTCCGGCCGTGTTCGCCGCTCTCACCGCGCTGTTGGCCTCACTGCTGACCCTGACCGGGGCAAGCCCCGCCGTCGCTGCCGACGAGGAGTGCACGCCGCTCGCACTCGCACCCTTCGGCAACCCGGGCGACGCCGTCGGCAAGGCCCGTGTCGCGCCCGACTCAAGCGTCTGCTACACCGTCACCGTCGTGACACCGGGCCTCTATCTGGCACCGGCACTGGACAGCAGTGGCAACAAGATGACCAGGCAACTGGTCGCCGCCGACGGCAGCATGGTGGACTGCTCCGGCGACGCATACACCACGCAAGGCATGTGCACGGTGCCTGCGGCCGGCACCTACACGCTGAGGGTCGTCAACACCGGCTGGGAGGACGAGGACACATCGGTCACCTTCGTGCCACTCGGCTCGACCCGGGGCTGCGCGGACACCGCCGGCACGAACTGGGACCAGCCGGAAGCCACCCGTACGACCGTGAGTCCGGTCGAAGTCGACTGCCAGCCTTTCGAGGGCGAGCACGGCGACCGAGTCCGACTGACCTACGGCTCCAAGGTGTACGGCGACTCCCTCGCCTGGATCACCGATGCGACAGGCGCCCGTATCTGCGAGCGGTTCCCGGACAACAACGAGGACAGCTGTCTCCTCCCCGGCGACGGCCCCTACCGGGCGATCTCCACCGTATGGCGCGCGGAGAACGGCTTCCCCACCGAGTACGCGGTGAAGGTGCGTCGGCTCAGCGACCCGCAGGGCTGCACCACCGCGCCGGTCCGCCCGTACGGCCCGCTGGAGCAGCAGGACTTCACCACCAACCCGTGCTTCACCTTCACCACCGGCATGGCAGGCCCGTACACCGTGCACTCCGTGAGCGAGGACCGGGCCGTCGAGGTGGCCCGGGTCTACGACGCGGCCGGGCTGAGCGTGTGCCGGTACGGAGCCGACCCGTGCCCGATCAAGGCGCCGGGCACCTACACGGCCGTCCTCGACGGCACATATCCCTTCCCTGACTCCCGGGCAGGCCTGGCCGTCCTCGGCCGCGCCTCCAACGCCGGGTGTCTGGCGACCGGGATGGGCCTGTACCAGGGCGATTTGACAACAGTCGGGCAGTACGACTGCCTGGCACTGGACGCTCCACAGGGCGCCAGGATCGCCGCGCTGACCCCGCTCTCCTCCTCCGGCGTGGACGTCGACGTGGAGGTTCTCGACCGGGACGGCACGGCCCAGTGCAGCGCATCCGAACTGGGCAGCGGTGACTGTGAGTTGGCCGGTCCGGCTCCTTTCCGCGCGCTGGTACACACCGACGACAGCGGGGAGGACGCGACGGGTCCGTACTCCATCGCCTTCCACCGCACCGATGCCGCGAACGACTGCCCCGTCCTGTCCGCAGGAAGCTTTGCGGCCAACGGCGCCAAGGCCACGCTGACCACCGGTAACGGTGCCTTCGCGCAATGCTTGAGTGTCCCGGCGGGCGCGCACAGTGACGTCGAGGTCTTCCAGCTGATCGCCACCTCCGGCGGTGTAGCGGCGAAGTTCTCGGTGCTGGACTCCACCGGCAAGAAGGTCTGCGACCGTATTGCCACGACCAACGGCTGGACGCTCTGCCCGCTGACCCCCGGTGTGGCCCACACCGTGCTCTTCACCGGCCGCGACCAGTCCGCCACTTACACGCTGACTCGGCGCGACGTCACCTCGACCGCCCCCTCGGCAGGTTGTGCGCAGACCACCGCGGCCGAGGTCGGCGGCCCGTCCGTCCTCGGTACGTACGGCGACCCCGGCTCTCTGAACTGCCATCAGGTCACCACCGACGCCACCACGGATGTCATCCACCTCGACGTACGGGACACGCTGGGCACCGCCAATATCGTCGTCCTCGGCGGTGACGGCACCGCCGAGTGCTCATTCCGCAACCGCTCCTGCGCGGCCACTGGGTCCACCACCCACCAGGTCCTGGTGCAGACTCCGGCCACGCTGAAGGCCGCACCCGAGTACCACTTGGACGCCCTGCGCATCGCGACCGCGGACGGCCCGTCGCCGGAGTGCACCAGAGTCCCGTCCGTGTCCTACGGCTATGGGCCGGTCACCGGAACACTCAACGAGTCGCATACCGCGGTGTGCGCGGTCCTGCCCACTGCCGGTCTCGACCGCTTCAACGCGGAGATCACGGACACCACCGGCGCCACCGCCACCGCGGTGCCCGCCCTGTACAACAGCGCCTGGAACAACGGCTGCACACTGTCATCCTCCGGCAGTCTGTGCGCGGTCGGCGGTTCGTCCTCGACGGCCAGCCCGAGCCTGTTCGTGCTCGGCCTGCCGGAGAAGGCGTCCAGCACCGCCTACAGCGCCAAACTGGCCTGCACCTCCGAGCCCTGCGGCCCGGACAGGGTGACGGTCACCACAGTCGGCCCGGGCACCGGAGCCGCCGGCAGCAAGGTCACACTCACGGTGACCGGCACCGCGCTGCCTGCGAACGCCACCGTACGGCTGACCCGGAGCGGCAAGACCCTCACCGCCACGACGCAGTCGGTGTCTGCGGACAACCGGACACTCACCGCGACCGTCGATCTGTCCGACGCGGCCGCCGGTGCCTGGAACGTCAGCGTGATCACCACCTGCTGCGAGTTCTTGCGCGGCACATTCACCGTGACCCCCGGCCCCGAAATGCAGACCGCTGGCGCCCCCAAGGCCACCCGCACGGCCAAGACGGGCACCAAGGTCACGGTGGCGCCCGGGAGCTAG
- a CDS encoding GNAT family N-acetyltransferase, which translates to MSRRRVTLDKIASEDWSAIHSWACRSEACRYQVWGPNTEAQTQEFVEGAVRAWSDTPQCRFPFVARLAGNVVGMGELFVRSHVQRQGEITYIVHPQVWGQGIATQIGRQLLAYGFGELGLHRIHATCDPRNVGSSQVLAKLGMTHEGSLRHTRLIRDGWRDSLIFGVLEDEWPSAAQGTPSARNC; encoded by the coding sequence ATGAGTCGGCGCCGGGTGACCTTGGACAAGATCGCTTCAGAGGACTGGTCGGCGATTCACTCGTGGGCATGTCGCTCGGAGGCGTGCCGCTACCAGGTGTGGGGACCGAACACGGAGGCTCAGACGCAGGAGTTCGTGGAGGGTGCGGTCCGAGCCTGGTCGGACACGCCCCAGTGCCGGTTCCCTTTTGTCGCCCGCCTGGCGGGCAACGTTGTGGGTATGGGCGAGCTGTTCGTTCGCAGTCATGTCCAGCGCCAAGGCGAGATCACATACATCGTGCATCCGCAGGTCTGGGGGCAGGGCATCGCGACGCAGATCGGGCGGCAGCTCCTCGCATACGGATTCGGCGAGCTGGGGCTCCACCGAATTCATGCCACGTGTGATCCGAGGAACGTCGGCTCCTCCCAGGTACTGGCCAAGCTTGGCATGACGCACGAAGGAAGCCTTCGGCACACTCGGCTGATCCGCGATGGCTGGCGGGATTCCTTGATCTTCGGCGTGTTGGAAGACGAATGGCCCTCGGCTGCCCAGGGGACGCCGTCCGCTCGCAACTGCTGA
- a CDS encoding MarR family winged helix-turn-helix transcriptional regulator — MQQPLDPHDLDTGTLTLFVGFAATSAVQAELATNGFPDLRMSHGYVFQHLLHARPTIGDLAEKLDMTQQGASKAVAELERLGYTERVPDPHDARIRRVTLTSRGHEAVATARDARAALEERLRQRFGTAALDAARTLLADLLDDLGGTAAIQRREVRPPR, encoded by the coding sequence ATGCAACAGCCACTCGACCCGCACGACCTCGACACCGGCACCCTCACCCTGTTCGTGGGCTTCGCCGCCACCTCCGCCGTCCAGGCGGAACTCGCCACCAACGGCTTCCCCGACCTGCGGATGTCCCACGGCTACGTCTTCCAGCACCTCCTCCATGCCCGGCCCACCATCGGTGACCTCGCCGAGAAGCTCGACATGACCCAGCAGGGCGCCTCGAAAGCAGTCGCCGAACTCGAGCGCCTCGGCTACACCGAACGCGTCCCGGACCCCCACGACGCCCGCATCCGCCGCGTCACGCTCACCTCCCGCGGCCACGAAGCCGTCGCCACGGCCCGCGATGCCCGGGCGGCGCTGGAGGAACGACTCCGGCAGCGCTTCGGCACCGCGGCCCTCGACGCCGCCCGCACACTGCTGGCCGACCTTCTCGACGACCTCGGAGGCACTGCCGCCATCCAGCGCCGCGAGGTCAGGCCACCTCGATAG
- a CDS encoding YciI family protein, whose amino-acid sequence MAKYLLLKHYRGAPAAVNDVPMDQWTPEEISAHVQYMNDFAARLEKSGEFVDSKALAPEGTFVQYGGEGRPPVTDGPFAETKDLIAGWMIIDVDSYERAVELAGELSAAPGAGGKPIHEWLELRPFYSAPTATECTWK is encoded by the coding sequence ATGGCCAAGTACCTGCTGCTGAAGCACTACCGGGGCGCCCCGGCCGCGGTCAACGACGTACCCATGGACCAGTGGACGCCCGAGGAGATCTCGGCGCACGTGCAGTACATGAACGATTTCGCGGCGCGGCTGGAGAAGAGCGGCGAGTTCGTCGACAGCAAGGCGCTGGCTCCGGAGGGGACGTTCGTCCAGTACGGCGGTGAGGGGCGTCCGCCGGTCACCGACGGGCCGTTCGCGGAGACCAAGGACCTCATCGCCGGCTGGATGATCATCGACGTCGACAGCTACGAGCGTGCCGTCGAGCTGGCGGGGGAACTGTCGGCCGCCCCCGGGGCGGGTGGCAAGCCGATCCACGAGTGGCTGGAGCTGCGTCCGTTCTACAGCGCGCCCACGGCCACGGAATGCACTTGGAAGTGA
- a CDS encoding EamA family transporter codes for MTSTSSHSTTRTAAPVLVRHAAGRGTLAGVGLVLAGTVSVQFGSAFAALLFPRAGALGVVALRVTLAAVLLLVVTRPRLRGHSRADWAVAGGFGLALGGMNILFYQAIDRIPLGAAVTLEVLGPLLLSVIASRRAAGLLWAGLALAGVCLLGRGGFGHLNVAGVAFALSAGGMWAAYIVLNARAGARFPRLDALAIAMAVAALVSLPLGIGASGGTLLEPGVLGLGLAVAVMSSGVPYTLELLALRRLPAATFAVLTSLAPALAAMAGYLVLDQGLSLPQCAAIALVVTASAGAVRTGSR; via the coding sequence ATGACATCCACGTCGAGCCACTCAACCACGAGGACAGCCGCGCCTGTTCTCGTGCGTCACGCCGCAGGACGCGGCACCCTTGCCGGCGTAGGGCTGGTGCTGGCCGGGACGGTTTCGGTGCAGTTCGGGTCGGCGTTCGCCGCGCTGTTGTTCCCCCGGGCCGGGGCGCTCGGAGTGGTCGCGCTGCGGGTGACGTTGGCCGCGGTGCTGCTGCTGGTGGTCACCCGGCCCCGGCTGCGTGGCCACTCGCGCGCGGACTGGGCGGTGGCCGGCGGATTCGGCCTGGCCCTCGGCGGCATGAACATCCTCTTCTACCAGGCGATCGACCGTATTCCATTGGGGGCAGCGGTCACCCTTGAGGTGCTCGGGCCGCTGCTGCTGTCGGTCATCGCCTCGCGCCGCGCCGCCGGCCTCCTGTGGGCCGGCCTCGCGCTGGCGGGGGTCTGCCTGCTGGGCAGGGGCGGCTTCGGGCACCTGAACGTCGCGGGTGTGGCCTTCGCGCTGAGTGCCGGGGGAATGTGGGCCGCGTACATCGTCCTCAACGCCCGTGCGGGCGCCCGCTTCCCGCGGCTGGACGCTCTCGCGATCGCGATGGCCGTCGCCGCGCTGGTCAGTCTGCCGCTGGGCATCGGGGCGTCGGGCGGGACGCTGCTGGAACCGGGGGTGCTCGGTCTGGGCCTGGCGGTAGCGGTGATGAGCTCGGGGGTGCCGTACACGCTGGAACTGCTTGCCCTGCGTCGGCTGCCCGCGGCGACGTTCGCGGTACTGACGAGTCTGGCGCCCGCCCTTGCCGCGATGGCCGGCTACCTGGTCCTGGACCAAGGGCTGTCGCTGCCGCAATGTGCCGCGATCGCACTGGTGGTCACGGCGAGCGCGGGCGCGGTACGTACGGGCAGCCGCTGA
- a CDS encoding RNA polymerase sigma factor translates to MNEALLRSLTPNVLGILVRRGADFAAAEDAVQDALIEAVRVWPADPPRDAKGWLVTVAWRKFLDATRADTARRRREDLVDEEQAPGPAPSADDTLQLYFLCAHPSLTPSSAVALTLRAVGGLTTRQIAQAYLVPEATMAQRISRAKRTVSDVRFDQPGDVATVLRVLYLVFNEGYSGDVDLAAEAIRLTRQLAAVIDHPEVAGLLALMLLHHARRAARTAPDGSLVPLAEQDRGRWDTTLIAEGVEILQAALARDRLGEFQAQAAVAALHADAPTAEETDWVQIVEWYDELAGLTDNPVVRLNRAVAVGEADGPRAGLAALAALDDSLPRHTAVAAYLHERDGDLTTAARLYAEAAQKAPNLAERNHLTRQAARLNTRRPR, encoded by the coding sequence GTGAACGAGGCCCTCCTCAGGAGCCTCACGCCGAACGTGCTCGGGATCCTCGTCCGCCGCGGAGCAGACTTCGCGGCGGCCGAGGACGCCGTGCAGGACGCGCTCATCGAGGCGGTCCGCGTGTGGCCCGCCGACCCGCCGCGCGATGCGAAGGGCTGGCTGGTCACCGTGGCCTGGCGCAAGTTCCTCGACGCGACCCGGGCGGACACCGCCCGCCGCCGGCGTGAGGACCTCGTCGACGAGGAACAGGCCCCCGGGCCCGCACCATCGGCGGACGACACGCTCCAGCTCTACTTCCTGTGCGCCCACCCGTCGCTGACGCCGTCGTCGGCGGTGGCGCTCACGCTGCGCGCCGTCGGCGGGCTCACCACCCGGCAGATCGCCCAGGCCTACCTCGTGCCGGAGGCGACGATGGCCCAGCGCATCAGCCGGGCCAAGCGCACCGTCTCCGACGTGCGCTTCGACCAGCCCGGCGACGTCGCCACCGTGCTGCGCGTCCTCTACCTGGTCTTCAACGAGGGCTACTCCGGCGACGTCGACCTCGCCGCCGAGGCCATCCGGCTCACCCGGCAACTCGCCGCCGTGATCGACCACCCCGAGGTGGCGGGACTGCTCGCCCTCATGCTGCTCCACCACGCCCGGCGCGCCGCCCGGACCGCACCCGACGGCAGCCTCGTGCCGCTCGCCGAGCAGGACCGCGGACGCTGGGACACCACCTTGATCGCCGAGGGCGTCGAGATCCTGCAGGCGGCCCTGGCCCGCGACCGGCTCGGTGAGTTCCAGGCCCAGGCCGCGGTCGCGGCACTCCACGCCGACGCGCCCACCGCCGAGGAGACCGACTGGGTGCAGATCGTCGAGTGGTACGACGAACTCGCGGGCCTGACCGACAACCCGGTCGTCCGGCTCAACCGCGCGGTCGCCGTCGGCGAGGCCGACGGACCACGGGCCGGCCTGGCAGCACTCGCGGCGCTCGACGACTCGCTGCCCCGCCACACCGCGGTGGCCGCCTACCTCCACGAACGTGACGGCGACCTCACGACAGCGGCCCGGCTGTACGCCGAGGCGGCCCAGAAGGCACCCAACCTCGCGGAACGCAACCACCTCACCCGCCAGGCCGCCCGCCTCAACACCCGCCGTCCTCGCTGA
- a CDS encoding spore-associated protein has translation MRFNRSVLTGAALAALSVGATTALAAPASAAPNTTPQKVCGSSYKTVNSAPVGSLGTVYLTYNSSNGENCVATIRKNPGTAVDMSTWIYVPDTDEGAEDYGRYTSYAGPAYVYGKAHCVDWGGHINNVYVQITGSNCQALKEHRATFTR, from the coding sequence ATGAGATTCAACCGTTCCGTCCTGACCGGCGCCGCTTTGGCAGCCCTGTCGGTGGGGGCCACCACCGCGTTGGCGGCGCCCGCCTCCGCCGCACCCAACACCACACCGCAGAAGGTCTGCGGAAGCAGCTACAAGACCGTGAACTCGGCGCCCGTCGGCTCGTTGGGCACCGTCTACCTGACGTACAACTCGTCGAACGGCGAGAACTGCGTCGCGACGATCCGCAAGAACCCCGGCACCGCGGTGGACATGTCCACCTGGATCTACGTCCCCGACACCGACGAAGGTGCGGAGGACTACGGGCGGTACACGTCGTACGCGGGTCCGGCCTACGTGTACGGCAAGGCCCACTGCGTCGACTGGGGCGGCCACATCAACAACGTGTACGTGCAGATAACCGGCTCCAACTGTCAGGCGCTCAAGGAGCACCGGGCCACCTTCACCCGCTGA
- a CDS encoding TetR/AcrR family transcriptional regulator, with protein MPAKEHAMAPPTLRQRRRAAATQEILDAAELHIAERGPAALSLRGVARSLGMTVQALYHYFPSRDALVTALVTKAYDDLADAVQATVDTAPDDPALPRLVVAAEGYRAWAIAHPERFQLLYGTPLRDYAAPVDGPTTQATRRMSSIFEREMFDGFTAEQLAAADTPALSPSLLEYLGQLPHYGFGNLPPASTALLLSAWGHLHGLVVLEVFGHTSFLGDHQAEIFRMAMRTLIDDIHRRIPAHVSKPH; from the coding sequence ATGCCCGCGAAGGAACACGCAATGGCCCCGCCCACCCTGCGCCAGCGACGCCGGGCCGCCGCCACACAGGAGATCCTGGACGCCGCCGAGCTCCACATCGCCGAACGAGGACCCGCGGCCCTGTCCCTGCGAGGTGTCGCCCGCAGCCTCGGAATGACCGTGCAGGCGCTCTACCACTACTTTCCGAGCCGGGACGCCCTCGTCACGGCGCTCGTCACCAAGGCGTACGACGACCTGGCCGATGCCGTACAGGCCACCGTCGACACCGCGCCGGACGACCCGGCCCTGCCGCGCCTGGTGGTCGCGGCCGAGGGATATCGCGCATGGGCCATCGCCCACCCCGAGCGCTTCCAACTCCTCTACGGAACACCGCTGCGGGACTACGCGGCACCGGTCGACGGCCCGACCACCCAGGCGACGCGCCGGATGAGCTCGATCTTCGAGCGCGAGATGTTCGACGGGTTCACCGCGGAGCAACTCGCCGCGGCCGACACCCCCGCGCTCTCTCCCTCACTTCTGGAATACCTGGGACAACTGCCCCATTACGGTTTCGGAAATCTGCCGCCGGCCTCGACCGCTCTCCTGCTGAGCGCGTGGGGACACCTGCACGGCCTCGTCGTCCTGGAGGTGTTCGGGCACACCTCATTCCTCGGTGACCACCAGGCCGAGATCTTCCGCATGGCGATGCGGACCCTGATCGATGACATCCACCGCCGGATCCCCGCACACGTGAGCAAGCCGCACTAG